The DNA region TCCGGAAGCCTCCGCCACGCTCCAGATCACCGGGCATCCCGGCGCGCTGATCCTCTACGCCGCGGCGTTGACCGCGATGGTCTTTACCTGTCTGGGCTACCGGCCGTCGTGGCGGGTCGTCTGGCGGGGCGCGGCGGACCAGGGAATCCCAACGACCGTGACCATCCTGGCCCTGGTCGGGGTGGCGACGGTCATGGTCTACAGCGGGATGACATCGCTCCTCGCCGCCGCCGCGGCCGGGGCGGCCGGCCGCCTCTTTCCCCTCTTCGCGCCCTTCATCGGCGCGCTCGGCACCGTGATCACAGGCAGCAACACGAATTCCAACGTTCTCTTCGGCGCGCTGCAGCGGGACGCCGCGCACCTCTTGAAGATCGATCCGGTGCTGACGGCCGCCCTGCAGTCGGCGGGCGGGGCGCTGGGGTCGATGGTCGCCCCGGCCAAGGTCGTCCTGGCCACGGCCACGACGGGGTTGGCCGGCCGCGAAGGCCAGGTGATGCACATCACCGGCCGCTACGTGCTCGTCCTCACCGCCGTCCTCGGCCTGATCGGGTTGGTCTGGTCCATTCGCTGACCAGGCCGCGTCCGCCGGAGACAGCCGAGGTGTGGGCTGGACGGGGCGGGCAGGTGTTCCTCGCCGTCCCTGCGGAAATGTACCTACTGTGAAGATCACGCATCGAGGAGTTGATCTGGCCTACGACGATCAGGGGGCGGGGACTCCCGTCGTCCTGCTCCACGGCTTCCCCTTTTCCCGGAAGATGTGGGCGCGTCAGGTCGCTGCGCTGGCGCCG from Armatimonadota bacterium includes:
- a CDS encoding L-lactate permease gives rise to the protein MSFHLAFLPYYLLIGVVVIATLIPPVARLLHAVHLSLVTPKTVTGLGWVTPEASATLQITGHPGALILYAAALTAMVFTCLGYRPSWRVVWRGAADQGIPTTVTILALVGVATVMVYSGMTSLLAAAAAGAAGRLFPLFAPFIGALGTVITGSNTNSNVLFGALQRDAAHLLKIDPVLTAALQSAGGALGSMVAPAKVVLATATTGLAGREGQVMHITGRYVLVLTAVLGLIGLVWSIR